The segment ttatagcatttattaacctttgtaAATGTTAGTAAATAAAAACTTGCTTACGTTAGTTCAGAGTGCATTaaccaatgtaaaaaaaaaaaaaaaattacaatagtaaatgttaaaatgaacaCGGCTGAAGTAGTATCACTCATTGTTGGTTTATGTTAAATAATGTAGTgaagtaatgttaacaaatgcaaCCTCATTGTAAAGTCATACCAAAATCCCCAACTAGAGTTTCACCTCAGTCCAttgaagaaaaacacaaaagcaTCTTGCTTGTTTTGCATCTGATCTTGAGAAAGATCTGTTTCTTTCCTGCCTTAAAACACAAAAAGCTTCTGAGGCAAAGCACAAGAGCTTTGACAACGGCTTTATAGAAATATTTCTGCAGCAGCAGCCTTTCGAATAACATTGAGGCGAGAGTTGCATTCATTTCTGAAAAGCTTGAAAAGCGTAGTTACTCATTGTAACCAACCACAGGACACCATACCACAGACAGAACTTTCTGACAAAATCCATCGCTTTAGAAAAggagagaaaaatgtttttgcgGCCAAATTTACGATACAGAGCTTgagttttttttactctcagcCGACCTCAAAAAAAGCTTCTAAAAATAAACGTCTCCAATAATGGCCATTGAGCTCAATCGACGGAATAACACTAATAAAGAACTAAGCCAAAGCAGTCTTGTATAATAAAAGTGTGATTCTCAAGGAAGTTTGCAACAGGTTGTAAAGCCAAACCTTACAGAGGAAACTCTCCATTCTGGCATCATATAATGACCTAAGTGaatagtttattaaaaaaatgcttaagatttaaaaaaataaaatgaaacccTAAAACCCTCTAAAAATGTACACTACCGCTTACAAGTTTGAGGTCGGTAAGATCTTtgaatgtttctgaaagaagtctcGTGTTCacaaatgctgcatttatttgatcaaaaatacattaaaaatagtgaaatattattaggatttaaaagaaattatttctatgtgaatatattttaaaaaataatttattcctgtgatgcaaagctgaattttcaacatcattacagtcttcagtgtcacatgatttttcagaaatcattgtaatatgctgatttgctattGAAGAAACATTTCGTAACATCATCAATAGTGAACACAGTTGTGtcgcttcatatttttgtggaaaccgtgaccctaccattcaaaagtcaaGGGTaagatctctttttttttaaagaaaataatacttgagtaatatttttattcagcaaggacatattaaattgatcagaagtgacagtaaatacatttatattatgttacaaaagataaatgctgtttattggaacttttcaacattgataagaacCATTATTAATAATCGAGCACCAATATTAATAGTggagcagcaaatcaacatattagaaagatttctgaagaatcatgtgacactgaagactttgtgacaattcagctttgcattgtaggaataaattacatttaaaaaaaaaaaaaaaaaaaaaaaaaaaatatatatatttatatatttatatatatatatatatatatatatatatatatatatatatatatatatatatatatatatatatatatatatatatatatataaaaaagaagaatattccacaatattacagtttttattgtaGTTTTGATCcaattaatgcagccttggtgagcataagagacttctttcaaaaacataaaaatctcAATGACTCCAAACAACTGTAGATGTCAGACACATGACAGCAAAGGTACGAAACAAGGACAAacgtgagagaggaaaaaacgGACAGATAAAGTGATAAAACAGGGATGGACAGAAACAGCATTCAGCATCTGAACTCTTCTCTATGACACCATGTGGTTTCCCTGAGGGCAGGGAtgaatgagaaagagagagcaacagacagacagagagagagagagagaggtggtTTAGTATGTTGGCGTTGACATCTCACTGGGTTTCCTCCTCAGCATCTTGCTGTGCTGGTTTACTTTGTTCTTCACCTGAAAAAAGAACAAGTCTCTGTTATTACAATTGCATTAACAGTTAAAGCCACACACACTATAAGACAATCTCGACACCTTGCACATTTTAATCCTGCAACAAAAAACTGTCACATGGCCATCACCAACACTCTTCACGTGCAATTGTGATACACTGCAACTAGTCACAGATGCTACAACCAATTTCAAACAGGTTTGCACTCGACTAGTGcttctttacatttattttcatttacattgGTTTGTCCATGTTCCTCAAGCTATGTGCTGGTTTTCATgataattaaaagtaaaataaaaagctacaaataatgttttcCTGGCACTTTTAACTCATTGATAATGTCAACTGTACAAAAGCACAGAATGCATATATAAAGTTTCTGTGTAAATGTTTTCACAAACATTCCCAAATGTATGAACAATTACCCAAGATTctgtttagttttttattttaaacaaacagttACTGATTCTACATTCTGACTGGATGAGCCACACTTGAAGTTCAATGCACTCATTCTAAATTAATGCGCCAAAATGTTGCTTGTTAATTGTTAGGCTAATGAACTATTGGCAGAAGATTATTTTCCTAAAAGAAAAATTCACTGTATCCAAGTTCAGATACTTCTCTACTATGCAGTATGCAGAAAACAGTACGCCAAAAGTGTATGTATGTCTGAATAAATAGTATTTGAAAAATAGGTGAAAGTGGACAACATACTACTTCCGGCAAGATTGGAGTGTGTATTTGATGGACACTACTATCCCAAGAGGCCATGGGAGGGGATTTATGAACGAAAGTGAAACAACACAACTGATGCTGGTATGTTACGTGACACTAACAACATTGATgtatttcattcatactacccatattcatactatatacaGCTGCAAAGTAAATTCAAAATGTATCTACTCAGACAATACACAATTTCAGATGCAGCGACTGTCTCTAGGGATGATAACTGCTCTGACTACaaaattatttcagttttcttCAATCCTCAGTCATGCCACAAGCCACATGTGGTGAGAAATGAGCTTTTTGCTTTAGAAACTGCTTTAGTCTACTATGGCAATTGGCTAAGCAGTTTTCCCTTCTCTAAGGTCTGTATGTCTCACCGTCACCCTGCATGTCTGAAGTCCACAGTGTCAGGTTGTCCCGTAACAGCTGCATGATGAGTGTAGAGTCCTTGTAACTGTCCTCACTCAGCGTGTCCAGCTCCGCTATAGCATCATCAAACGCTGCCTTCGCCAACCTGTTGGAGGGGTGAGCGGGTTAAATGCTAAAATAactagataaaataaaaatcttgacTGAAATCAAATTTCTTTTTCCCCTCTTAATAACtactgtttttaatttattaaagaaCACAGTTCTTGAAACTTCAGAAATCATGAAATGCATCATGgttaaaatcattttatatatcaATACTCAGTTTCTCTTAGTATAATCAATATCAAAGTATATACAACTAAGctgaaatgtattaaaatatatgtagACATTAAAAAACTAATATAAGTGACAAAACACAACATTACTAaagttaaactaaaattaaaaaaaatcaaaaaataaaagtatctCAATTGGCGCGGCTCGCTTTACTTTGGCTTGTTTTGCTTTTCCTCTGCAGTTTAGCACCGcttcaaagtgggtgggattATAGACTGATCATTATAGTTGTGCTGCCTCTACTGATAcagccttttctttttttcaagttGTGTGCGACGGTCATTTAAAAGTTGTGCCAACAAATGATACTACAGTGGCTATTACTGACTATCTCATCACTGTTGCACATCCATTGACACTGGTAGTGACAATTCACTCTGGCCAATCAGTGATCTACAGTGTTTGCATGTCACATTTTAATACGGTACAGCTCAACTTGGAACCTCAAACAAGGTGGTACTATTTAAGTGAAccgtaccatgcagtggaaaagcgtcaaatgatactaaaataacactgcttagCCATAGCTGTCTATGCATTTTAAGGGTGGGGGGGAGTGGGGGAGTTAGAGAGTtagattctcatgctaaacatggccaaagtttcaaaaaagGAGTTGGACGTACGAGTATTTCTATGCCAAAAATACTCTTCAGATTTGTCACAAACTTTTTAGAGTATGGCCCTTTATTATGTAATAAAGGGGCAGAATTCCTTGTACGGGAACTTCTCCCGGAAGAGCGCGTGCGCACTCACCGATCAAGTGCACGCCCATCAACATGCTTTGTTCGGGTTACGGAAGTCGTCGGCATCCCTGCACAGGACTTGCTTGAGAAagatgtcactttttttttagacCAAGAAATCAATCTTACCAatgaagtgtgtttttggttgtgagggaaagataaccttgcttcccaaagaacccagtgtTAAGTAGAGCTGAAAGATTTGTGCTCACGCATTACATTGATGCACTCTTGGCATCGgtcattaaaataaccatagaaaccGCTTTGCTTTAACTCTCAAAATAAGGATAAAGTCATGTCTGAAAGTtgcaatcacttttttattggttaaaatgaatggagaatatcttgtgttttcTGTGACTGCTCGAGCCCCCAGGATCGGCGCTTATGGTTTTATAAACAATACGACAGTTCGATGCTGGATCATTTGAAACAAACTATacgctatattcattatagtgattcaaaTGTTATCCAGGGATAATGTGATGgtgtattttgtgtgtttaaatacatttgtttagctgaGCATCGACAGCTTCGCAACACAAATGCTGTGCGTGCTCGTCACTCTTTAGCTTCAgcacgcctccaggagctcggctgttttcggaaagactcggtaCAGCTTATCaatcttttataaatctgataaaactaaagattcttcggagatatgaaggatgctatacaactctataggtactcaagattaacatgagattggcagtgTTTTAGGGCTGCCCACAACTAAagatttaagccattagttgacaactcgtatgtttaatttttaattaatttaactaCTTAAATATACTGGGGGGATGGAGATTGGAAAATGATTGAGTTTCAGGGCTgagaaaatatattatatgtaacATTGTTCTACATTACAGAAAAATACTAAACCACAATAACGagcctttaaaatataaatgcgCTGTTAATGATCTGTCTGTGTGGGGAgaggttgttttttttccctatgACTACCAGACTAATTAAAATTGCCTTGTCTCATCGACTAATGTTTAGTCGACTATTAGGGTGCAGCCCTAGAATTTAACATCAAACAAGCATTACACACTTTAagtgaggagaaaaaaaaatctaacctgCATGCGCGGTCGGGGGAGTTAAGGATCTCGTAGTAAAAGACTGAGAAGTTGAGAGCTAGGCCGAGCCGGATGGGATGTGTGGGTGGGAGCTCAATCATGGCAATGTCACTGGCAGCTTTGTACGCAACCAAACTGTTCTCTGCTGCTTCCTTCCTGTCATTACCCGTGGCAAACTCTGCTAGGTACCTGTGGTAGTCACCCTTcctgcaaacacacaaaaacaagtgTGGTTGAAAAGATTAACTTTGCATTAGCTAAATTGACTTGATGTCAGAAAAGTGTTCAAAAATGTTATGACGTACCAGGCCTGTCACGATTATTAATTTCAATGAAATCTATTTTATTTCAATCAAATTTCGTCATGAAAAAAAGGGAAATTTAAGCATTTAAAGAAATGCAATGAAATGCATGATATCGTGTCTCTTTTTCTGATGTGGAGAGAGTCATAATATGGTAGGGAGTGAAGAATATAAAAACTGTTGTAAAGTACAGAAAATCATAGGTCTTCTGTCATATGAAATAAAGGCCTGTGGGTTTAATCAGACTGcattatatgatattatattacataaacattaGACATTTTCACAGCATTGAAGTAATCACATAGGCCTATTTTATTATAACTTTTACATACGATTCTAAGTATAACATAACGATAACATATTAACCACTTAAATTGTGATGATCAAAACTCATCAATTGCAATCATTTGTATGA is part of the Chanodichthys erythropterus isolate Z2021 chromosome 11, ASM2448905v1, whole genome shotgun sequence genome and harbors:
- the ywhae2 gene encoding tyrosine 3-monooxygenase/tryptophan 5-monooxygenase activation protein, epsilon polypeptide 2, whose product is MADREHLVYQAKLAEQAERYDEMVETMKNVAGKDIELTVEERNLLSVAYKNVIGARRASWRIISSIEQKEESKGGEDKLKMIREYRQTVENELKSICNDILDVLDKHLIPAANTGESKVFYYKMKGDYHRYLAEFATGNDRKEAAENSLVAYKAASDIAMIELPPTHPIRLGLALNFSVFYYEILNSPDRACRLAKAAFDDAIAELDTLSEDSYKDSTLIMQLLRDNLTLWTSDMQGDGEEQSKPAQQDAEEETQ